In a single window of the Debaryomyces hansenii CBS767 chromosome A complete sequence genome:
- a CDS encoding DEHA2A06864p (similar to uniprot|P53197 Saccharomyces cerevisiae YGL003c CDH1 substrate-specific activator of APC-dependent proteolysis P29.1.f2.5), with the protein MNNSKNNTASGRNVINNGYSSRRSTLETPRSPSRSTRNLEPPHLNDGGGLPSTSPRRRNQKSIFSDRYIPNRTGIDLQAAFSLSNQEILPEIKNRHDRIDNEIEIRKEEEANQTFSTILKAELFGDNVPMATANLSKNAKVSNSRPNSTGNLNSTASSSSLHSIRSSGMADNASTGGDDGTTGNTRITPPRSTRNNASNNSLTSGSVNTTNHDSNSITNTPRQTANLFTYQSPKKNRPVSRDLQNELYSLSPVRQESQKLLLSPQKKPRNISKVPYRVLDAPELSDDFYLNLVDWGQQDILAVGLGDSVYLWDGSTQSVDRLCNLSNKDKVTSINWIGSGTHLAVGTSKGLVEIWDATKIKCVRTMSGHSLRVSSLAWNEHILSSGSRDRSILNRDVRIESHYVNKFEAHKQEVCGLKWNVEENKLASGGNDNKLFIWDALNTKPLYQFNDHTAAVKAISWSPHQRGVLASGGGTADKTIKTWNTLTGSLTNNVNTGSQVCNLIWSKNSNELVSTHGFSRNQIIVWKYPSMQQIAQLTGHTYRVLYLSLSPDGETIVTGAGDETLRFWNVFDKNKNDEPPSSVLLDAFSQLR; encoded by the coding sequence ATGAATAATAGCAAAAACAATACTGCTAGCGGTAGGAACGTTATAAATAATGGTTATTCGTCTAGAAGAAGCACTCTAGAGACGCCGAGATCGCCATCTAGGTCTACTCGAAATTTGGAACCGCCCCACTTGAACGATGGGGGGGGATTACCATCGACATCACCAAGGCGAAGAAACCAAAAGTCGATATTTAGCGATCGGTATATCCCGAATCGTACGGGGATTGATTTGCAGGCTGCGTTCAGTTTGTCAAACCAGGAAATTTTGCCCGAGATCAAGAATAGACACGATAGAATAGACAATGAGATTGAAATAAGAAAAGAGGAAGAGGCAAACCAGACATTTTCGACAATATTGAAGGCGGAACtatttggtgataatgTACCCATGGCCACGGCCAATTTGAGCAAAAATGCAAAGGTGTCAAATAGCAGGCCGAATAGCACGGGCAATCTTAATTCCACAGCATCCTCATCTTCGTTACATTCGATTCGATCTTCGGGAATGGCTGACAACGCTAGCACTGGTGGTGACGACGGTACTACAGGTAATACCAGAATCACCCCACCACGGTCTACAAGAAATAATGCCAGCAACAACTCCCTTACTTCTGGCTCGGTAAATACCACGAACCATGATTCCAACAGCATCACGAACACCCCTAGACAAACGGCAAACTTATTTACATACCAATCCCCCAAAAAGAATAGGCCAGTATCTAGGGACCTACAGAACGAGCTTTACTCGTTATCTCCTGTAAGACAAGAATCCCAAAAACTTTTACTATCGCCGCAGAAAAAACCcagaaatatatcaaaagtTCCCTACAGAGTGCTTGATGCACCAGAGTTATCGGACGACTTCTACCTCAATCTCGTCGACTGGGGTCAGCAGGACATTTTGGCCGTGGGGCTTGGTGACAGTGTGTACCTCTGGGATGGAAGCACGCAATCGGTCGACAGATTGTGTAATTTATCGAACAAAGATAAGGTTACTAGTATAAACTGGATTGGCTCTGGAACCCATTTGGCAGTAGGGACACTGAAGGGTTTGGTCGAAATCTGGGACGCTACCAAAATAAAGTGTGTCAGAACAATGTCGGGCCATAGTTTGCGAGTAAGCTCATTGGCATGGAACGAACACATTCTCTCGAGTGGATCGAGAGATCGAAGCATCCTCAACAGAGACGTCAGAATCGAGAGCCACTACGTCAACAAGTTCGAAGCTCACAAACAAGAGGTCTGCGGCTTGAAGTGGAACGTCGAAGAAAACAAGTTGGCCAGCGGTGGTAACGACAATAAACTATTTATTTGGGACGCATTGAACACTAAGCCATTATATCAGTTCAACGACCACACCGCCGCAGTCAAGGCAATTTCTTGGTCTCCTCACCAAAGAGGTGTCTTAGCATCTGGCGGGGGAACCGCCGACAAAACAATCAAAACCTGGAACACCCTCACTGGCTCGTTGACGAATAATGTCAACACCGGATCGCAAGTCTGCAACCTAATCTGGtccaaaaattcaaacGAATTAGTCTCCACTCATGGATTCTCCAGAAACCAAATCATTGTCTGGAAATATCCCTCCATGCAGCAAATAGCTCAATTAACCGGTCATACATACAGAGTATTGTACTTGTCATTATCGCCAGATGGGGAAACGATTGTTACCGGTGCTGGAGATGAGACCTTAAGGTTTTGGAACGTTTTTGACAAAAATAAGAATGATGAGCCACCCTCATCTGTCTTATTGGATGCATTCCTGCAACTCCGCTAG
- a CDS encoding DEHA2A06886p (similar to uniprot|P53090 Saccharomyces cerevisiae YGL202W ARO8 Aromatic aminotransferase): protein MLNKLLNGVIPPFNFCHNLDRYYDRRFDNAVKVLTCTFSGDFRILQVMYLLLIIYYIRTYILLYFIICNKHIDSTKKDMSKPEAKDLSHLLSEEAKSRKNSPLKAAFKYYKQPGMTFLGGGLPLSDCFPFNKVTADIPSVPFSEGISAPLSDENKTVVEVYKRAEMNKTEDKQIELARSLQYGHTEGQAEIIDFLKEHTEKIHNVPYKDWDLIASVGNTQSWDATLRSFVTRGDSILVEEYSFSSALETAHAQGVNTIPVPMDAKGILPEALEKQLDQWVGPKPKLLYTICTGQNPTGSCLSAERRRAIYKLACKHDFIIIEDEPYYFLQMEDYTTDEKSRASNKVDSHDEFVKALVPSYISMDVEGRVIRLDSFSKVLAPGLRFGWIVGQAKLLERYVRIHEVSIQCPSGFTQSICNSLLQKWGQKGYLDWLMGLRADYTHKRDVAIDAVNKYFPKEVVSFIPPVAGMFFTTTIDASKHPKFKSEFNEDPLQVENAVYEQALKQGCLMIPGSWFKADGKSNPPQPELPENPASKNTFFFRGTYAAVPLDQLVIGLEKFGKAIKVEYGL, encoded by the coding sequence ATGCTTAATAAACTCCTAAATGGCGTAATCCCCCCATTTAATTTCTGCCATAACCTTGATAGATACTATGATAGGCGTTTTGATAATGCCGTCAAAGTCCTAACCTGTACTTTTTCTGGAGATTTTAGAATTTTGCAGGTTATGTACCTATTACtcattatctattatataaGAACGTATATACTactatattttataatttgtaACAAGCATATTGACAGCACTAAAAAAGATATGTCTAAACCAGAAGCTAAGGATTTGAGCCACTTGTTGAGTGAAGAAGCTAAGTCGAGAAAAAACTCTCCATTGAAGGCTGCTTTCAAGTATTACAAACAACCAGGAATGACGTTCTTGGGCGGTGGATTACCATTATCAGATTGTTTTCCGTTCAATAAAGTGACAGCGGACATTCCATCGGTACCATTTTCAGAAGGTATTTCGGCTCCGCTCtctgatgaaaataaaactgTCGTAGAGGTATACAAAAGAGCCGAAATGAACAAGACAGAAGACAAGCAGATCGAGCTTGCCAGATCATTGCAATATGGACACACTGAAGGTCAAGCCGagattattgatttcttgaagGAGCACACGGAAAAGATTCACAATGTTCCATATAAGGATTGGGATCTTATTGCATCTGTTGGTAACACGCAATCGTGGGATGCAACCTTGAGATCGTTTGTCACCAGAGGTGATTCTATCTTGGTTGAAGAATATTCGTTCAGTTCGGCATTGGAAACTGCCCACGCACAAGGCGTTAATACCATTCCAGTTCCAATGGACGCCAAGGGAATTCTTCCGGAAGCATTGGAAAAGCAGTTAGACCAATGGGTTGGACCAAAGCCAAAGTTGTTATATACCATTTGTACTGGTCAAAACCCAACCGGGTCTTGTCTCTCGGCTGAAAGAAGAAGGGCCATCTACAAATTGGCATGCAAGCAcgatttcatcattattgaGGACGAGCCTTATTACTTCTTGCAAATGGAAGATTATACCACGGACGAAAAGTCAAGAGCTAGCAACAAGGTCGACAGCCACGACGAATTCGTCAAGGCTTTAGTTCCATCCTACATCTCCATGGATGTCGAAGGAAGAGTTATCAGATTAGACTCATTCTCTAAGGTTTTGGCACCTGGTTTGAGATTCGGTTGGATTGTCGGACAAGCCAAATTACTCGAGAGATATGTCAGAATCCATGAAGTTTCTATCCAGTGTCCATCTGGTTTTACTCAATCCATCTGTAATTCCTTGTTGCAAAAATGGGGTCAAAAGGGTTACTTAGATTGGTTAATGGGCTTACGTGCCGACTACACCCACAAGAGAGATGTCGCTATTGATGCAGTTAACAAGTACTTCCCTAAGGAAGTTGTATCATTTATCCCACCAGTGGCCGGTATGTTTTTCACAACTACCATCGACGCTTCCAAGCACCCTAAATTCAAGTCCGAGTTTAACGAGGACCCACTCCAGGTTGAAAATGCCGTCTACGAGCAAGCTTTGAAACAAGGTTGTTTGATGATCCCAGGTTCTTGGTTCAAGGCCGACGGTAAATCAAATCCTCCACAACCTGAATTACCAGAAAACCCTGCTAGCAAAAAcaccttcttctttagaGGTACATATGCTGCCGTTCCATTAGATCAATTAGTCATAGGATTAGAAAAATTCGGTAAAGCAATTAAGGTTGAATACGGTCTTTAA
- a CDS encoding DEHA2A06776p (similar to uniprot|P22336 Saccharomyces cerevisiae YAR007C RFA1 Subunit of heterotrimeric Replication Factor A), whose product MAEAYGLSSGALKGILSKTERQSFEGKPITVQVTNIKIIDQSLENGNGDSAVKYRVLLNDGAYSLHGLITSECIPYCEANGFKKTSVIIIKDYSLVTTQKHIMIINNLEVKFQTSNKSTNTLISCDSYYAEHPEDDYLELANKSQKLESAELNQAKAPQQQQQQPQKASTFQQRHVNAIEQLSPYQNQWVIKARVSYKGDIRKWSNARGEGKLFNVNFLDESDEIRATAFNDLAEKFYQELEEGKVYYISKARIQQAKPQFSHLSHPYELALDRDTNVEECFDTTDVPKIHFNFTKLNQIESCEPNSIIDVIGVLKEVNPVFQITAKSTGKPFDRRNITIVDDSNFAITVGLWNNTAVDFDTSEGSVIAFKGCKIQDFAGRSLTLTHAGSMMANPDTAEAYQLKGWFDNQGVNENFKTLKNENSSNQNLINNRKSILQAQEENLGMSEKPDFFNIKATVNFFKTENFCYPACNNSLQSSSQQPSTTCNRKVVEQPDGTWRCEKCDINFNEPHYRYILNCSVMDSSGQLWMTLFDQEANKLFGKTAGELLTLREQQTNNENNVFQDLINDITMKEFNFRLKARQDSYNGVVRVRYQAMTINDVDFNAECEHLCSELDSMLH is encoded by the coding sequence ATGGCCGAAGCATATGGACTTTCGTCAGGAGCTTTGAAAGgaattctttcaaaaacGGAAAGACAATCGTTCGAAGGAAAACCAATTACAGTTCAGGTCactaatattaaaataatcGATCAATCACTCGAAAATGGTAACGGTGATTCAGCAGTCAAATATCGGGTTTTGCTTAATGATGGAGCGTATTCGTTACATGGATTGATTACCAGTGAATGTATTCCTTATTGTGAAGCTAATGGATTTAAAAAAACATCGGtcataattattaaagattaCAGCTTGGTCACCACTCAGAAACATATTATgattattaataacttGGAAGTGAAGTTTCAAACAAGTAACAAATCCACAAATACATTGATTTCATGTGATTCGTATTATGCTGAGCACCCTGAAGACGATTATTTAGAGTTGGCTAATAAGAGCCAGAAGTTAGAATCTGCAGAGTTAAACCAAGCCAAAGCACctcaacaacagcaacaacaacctCAAAAGGCAAGCACTTTTCAACAAAGACACGTAAATGCTATTGAACAATTGTCGccatatcaaaatcaatggGTCATTAAGGCCAGAGTTTCTTACAAAGGCGATATTAGAAAGTGGTCTAACGCGCGTGGTGAAggtaaattattcaatgtcAATTTCTTGGATGAATCTGATGAAATCAGGGCCACGGCTTTCAATGATTTGGCAGAAAAGTTTTACCAGGAATTGGAGGAAGGCAAAGTTTACTATATCAGCAAAGCCAGAATTCAACAAGCCAAACCACAATTTTCTCATTTGAGCCATCCTTATGAATTGGCGTTGGATAGAGATACAAATGTGGAAGAATGCTTTGATACCACTGATGTGCCAAAGATTCATTTCAACTTTACCAAATTAAACCAAATTGAAAGCTGTGAGCCAAACTCAATCATTGACGTAATAGGTGTTTTGAAGGAAGTAAATCCAGTTTTCCAAATTACTGCTAAATCTACAGGAAAGCCATTtgatagaagaaatatcaccATTGTGGACGATTCCAACTTTGCAATTACAGTTGGGTTATGGAATAATACAGCCGTTGATTTCGACACAAGTGAAGGTTCAGTTATTGCTTTCAAGGGTTGCAAAATCCAAGACTTTGCTGGAAGATCATTGACATTGACCCATGCCGGATCGATGATGGCGAATCCTGACACAGCTGAGGCATACCAGTTAAAGGGATGGTTTGATAATCAAGGTgtaaatgaaaatttcaaaactttaAAGAACGAGAACAGCTCGAAccaaaatttaattaataatagaaagTCTATATTACAAGCtcaagaagaaaacttAGGTATGAGTGAAAAGCcagatttcttcaacatcaaGGCAACtgtcaatttcttcaaaacaGAAAATTTTTGCTACCCAGCTTGTAACAATTCATTACAATCTAGTTCTCAACAACCATCTACAACATGCAATAGGAAAGTGGTTGAGCAACCCGATGGAACCTGGAGATGTGAAAAATGTGATATAAATTTCAACGAGCCTcattatagatatattttaaactGTTCCGTTATGGACTCTTCTGGGCAATTGTGGATGACTTTATTTGACCAAGAGGCTAATAAGCTATTCGGAAAGACTGCAGGTGAATTGTTAACTTTGAGGGAACAACAAACtaacaatgaaaataatgtaTTTCAAGATTTAATCAATGATATTACCATGAAAGAATTCAACTTTAGGTTAAAGGCTAGACAGGATTCTTACAATGGTGTTGTAAGAGTAAGATACCAAGCGATGACTATCAATGATGTTGACTTTAATGCCGAATGTGAACATTTATGTTCAGAATTAGATTCCATGTTGCATTAG
- a CDS encoding DEHA2A06798p (similar to uniprot|P53101 Saccharomyces cerevisiae YGL184C STR3 Cystathionine beta-lyase), producing MAPPKSYNIETELVFSKSTDQHNASVPPLYQSATFKQNSLSDMGEYDYTRSGNPTRTYLQNHMAKIMKAKHAFAVTSGMGCLDVITRILKPGDEVLAGDDLYGGTNRLLTYLNKKGDLKVQHWDTTNTELFTSKITNNTKMIFLESPTNPLIKVCDVKSITDYAHRKNPDVVVVFDNTMMSPILMTPLDLGVDIQYESATKYLNGHHDIMAGVIATRDAKLAEKVYFVINSTGCGLSPFDSWLLSRGLRTLAVRVERQQQNCQKIAEFLSSIGFRVRYPGLKSHPQYELHASMCKGAGAVISFETGSIKTSEKIVENTDIFGIAVSFGCVNSLISMPCKMSHASIDAKTREERDFPEDLIRLCIGIENSDDLINDLTKALLKSGAVKINSKDELFNAVSVQPKL from the coding sequence ATGGCACCACCCAAATCGTATAATATTGAGACAGAATTAGTCTTTTCAAAGTCAACGGACCAACATAATGCATCGGTTCCACCGTTGTATCAGTCCGCGACGTTTAAACAAAATTCGTTATCCGATATGGGTGAATACGACTATACTAGGTCGGGAAATCCAACTAGAACATATTTGCAAAATCATATGGCCAAGATCATGAAAGCTAAGCACGCGTTTGCTGTTACAAGTGGTATGGGATGTCTTGATGTTATAACCAGAATTTTAAAACCAGGCGATGAAGTATTGGCCGGAGATGATTTGTATGGGGGTACTAACAGATTATTGACGTATTTGAATAAGAAGGGAGACTTGAAGGTGCAACATTGGGACACCACAAACAcagaattatttacttCTAAGATAACTAATAATACCAAGATGATTTTTCTTGAGTCTCCTACGAACCCGTTGATCAAGGTGTGCGATGTCAAGTCCATTACTGATTATGCGCATAGAAAGAACCCTGACGTGGTTGTTGTCTTTGATAACACGATGATGTCGCCAATATTGATGACTCCTCTTGATTTGGGAGTTGATATCCAGTACGAGTCTGCTACCAAGTATCTTAACGGACACCATGATATTATGGCGGGGGTTATTGCTACCCGGGATGCGAAATTGGCCGAAAAGGTGTATTTTGTCATAAACTCAACTGGGTGTGGATTATCGCCTTTTGATTCGTGGTTATTGAGCAGAGGGTTGAGAACTCTCGCTGTCAGAGTCGAGAGACAGCAGCAAAACTGCCAGAAGATCGCCGAATTCTTGTCCAGTATTGGTTTCAGAGTCAGATACCCGGGATTGAAGAGCCATCCCCAATACGAGTTACATGCTTCCATGTGTAAAGGTGCGGGTGCAGTCATAAGTTTCGAGACTGGTAGCATCAAGACGTCGGAAAAGATTGTGGAAAACACCGATATCTTTGGAATTGCCGTTTCGTTCGGGTGTGTCAACTCGTTGATATCCATGCCTTGTAAGATGTCACATGCCTCTATCGATGCCAAGACcagagaagaaagagattTCCCTGAAGATTTGATCAGATTGTGCATTGGTATTGAAAACTCCgatgatttgattaatgatTTGACTAAGGCCTTATTGAAGAGTGGAGCCGTCAAGATCAACTCTAAGGACGAATTATTCAATGCCGTGTCGGTGCAACCAAAGTTATAA
- a CDS encoding DEHA2A06820p (highly similar to uniprot|Q9UUT9 Yarrowia lipolytica YALI0D00737g nuhm Subunit NUHM of protein NADH:Ubiquinone Oxidoreductase (Complex I)): MFRFIPRSVQRSTHRSVVNKRFSSIISIHRDTKEDNKNMSFEFNSENLKRANEIIAKYPPQYKKAAVMPLLDLGQRQTGFTSIAVMNYVAKYLDMPPMRVYEVATFYTMYNRKPMGKYNIQVCTTTPCQLCGSDEVMDAITSHLKIKPGQTTPDKLFTLQEVECLGACVNAPMLALNDDFHEDLTAEKTIDLLKTLQAGKEPKAGPVSGRDTCEPFSGAKVLLGEKPFDVSTVTRSDL, translated from the coding sequence ATGTTTCGTTTTATTCCAAGAAGTGTCCAAAGAAGTACACACAGATCGGTGGTCAATAAGAGGTTCTCGTCTATCATTTCAATCCACAGAGATACCAAAGAAGACAACAAAAATATGAGTTTTGAGTTCAACTCCGAAAACCTCAAAAGAGccaatgaaattattgccAAATACCCACCTCAATATAAAAAGGCGGCCGTTATGCCATTATTGGACTTAGGACAGCGTCAGACCGGGTTCACATCGATTGCGGTGATGAACTACGTCGCCAAGTACTTGGACATGCCACCAATGAGAGTGTACGAAGTTGCAACCTTCTACACCATGTACAACAGAAAACCAATGGGTAAATACAACATCCAGGTGTGTACCACTACCCCATGTCAGTTATGTGGTTCAGATGAAGTCATGGATGCCATCACGTCGCACTTGAAGATTAAGCCAGGCCAGACCACCCCAGACAAATTATTCACTTTGCAGGAAGTTGAATGTTTGGGTGCGTGTGTCAACGCCCCAATGTTGGCTCTTAACGACGACTTCCATGAAGATTTGACCGCAGAAAAGACGATCGATCTTTTGAAGACATTACAAGCCGGCAAGGAACCTAAGGCTGGCCCTGTCTCCGGCAGAGACACCTGTGAGCCATTTTCGGGCGCAAAGGTCTTGTTAGGCGAGAAGCCATTCGACGTCAGTACAGTAACCAGATCTGACTTATAG
- a CDS encoding DEHA2A06842p (weakly similar to uniprot|Q12303 Saccharomyces cerevisiae YLR121C YPS3 Aspartic protease), which produces MQLVYLLVALGIYGQVFAASGGYVEIPLERSSDSMYYVESLRVGKRQQELKNVILDTGSADVVLTGSTYQYEKSLFTPEYVAQYGSSEPFEMFQQNETISGNGWALKGATFGVTNVSDIDSFYGVFGIGYATIEAMDPYENFPMKLESQGLIDYQVYSVSGRESHSSIIFGGIDSGAYKGPLVKTQIGFEVGPSATREYHTATAVTVSSIKVASHNSRTSISTQKLIYTLDTGSNGLMLPEPVYTNLVTAIHAKKQWHDDTPLFHQDSLAAESLTFDITGFPVSIPITDLIDECTAIRGAQYCTLRIGIVDIGTNSYVATLPNSIFKYIYTVFDLQDNQVFMAPYGPLASKSIKHVSNTHFPVETTTAPNYNDVYSTMYQTSDETTVHRSSSTKNCRR; this is translated from the coding sequence ATGCAATTGGTGTATTTATTGGTAGCTTTAGGCATTTATGGCCAGGTTTTCGCAGCCTCTGGAGGATACGTTGAGATTCCTTTGGAGCGGTCTTCAGACTCCATGTATTATGTTGAGTCGCTCAGGGTCGGGAAACGTCAACAGGAGTTGAAAAATGTGATCTTGGATACTGGTTCGGCCGATGTGGTGCTAACGGGGTCGACGTACCAGTATGAGAAGTCGCTCTTCACCCCAGAATATGTCGCACAGTACGGGTCATCCGAACCCTTTGAGATGTTCCAGCAAAATGAAACAATTTCAGGCAATGGATGGGCCCTAAAAGGGGCTACGTTTGGGGTGACAAACGTGTCTGATATTGATTCGTTCTACGGGGTGTTTGGAATCGGGTATGCTACTATCGAAGCCATGGATCCGTACGAGAACTTTCCAATGAAGCTCGAGTCGCAAGGTCTCATCGACTATCAGGTATACAGTGTATCCGGAAGAGAGAGCCACAGCTCCATCATATTTGGGGGTATTGATTCTGGGGCCTACAAGGGTCCATTGGTCAAGACGCAGATCGGGTTCGAAGTGGGGCCACTGGCCACTCGTGAGTACCACACCGCTACAGCCGTGACGGTCTCATCTATCAAAGTTGCAAGCCACAACTCTAGGACATCGATTTCAACTCAAAAACTCATTTACACCCTCGACACCGGGTCCAATGGTCTCATGCTCCCCGAACCCGTGTATACAAATTTAGTCACCGCAATCCACGCCAAAAAACAGTGGCACGACGATACCCCGTTGTTCCACCAAGACAGTCTTGCTGCCGAATCTCTCACTTTCGATATTACGGGCTTCCCCGTCTCAATCCCCATTACCGACTTGATTGACGAGTGCACTGCCATCCGTGGGGCCCAATACTGCACCCTCAGAATCGGCATCGTCGATATCGGCACAAATTCCTATGTGGCTACCCTTCCGAACAGCATTTTCAAGTACATATACACCGTATTTGATCTCCAAGACAACCAAGTATTCATGGCTCCATATGGGCCACTAGCCTCCAAATCCATCAAACATGTATCAAACACACATTTTCCGGTCGAAACCACCACCGCACCCAATTATAACGATGTCTATTCAACCATGTACCAAACTTCCGACGAAACAACCGTCCATCGGTCGTCCTCCACCAAAAACTGTCGTAGATAG